The following are encoded in a window of Gramella sp. MT6 genomic DNA:
- a CDS encoding ParB/RepB/Spo0J family partition protein — translation MAKATRKQALGRGLSALLKDPENDIKSAEDKNADKLVGHIVELELSSIEVNPFQPRTSFNEESLKELASSIRELGVIQPITVRKLDFDKYQLVSGERRYRASKLVGLDTIPAYIRIANDQESLEMALVENIQRQDLDPIEISLSYQRLIDEIQLTQEQLSERIGKNRSTIANYLRLLKLDPIIQTGMRDGFLSMGHGRALINIDDPQKQLDIYEKIIQKSLSVRETEQLVRELNSDGKPSAATKKVSVPKTYKKGVKEFTEYLGTKVDVKVTKKGSGKLTIPFSSEEDFERIKKLIRGEE, via the coding sequence ATGGCGAAGGCTACCAGAAAACAAGCGTTGGGAAGAGGACTTTCAGCCCTACTGAAAGATCCGGAAAATGATATAAAATCTGCTGAGGATAAAAATGCCGACAAACTGGTTGGCCATATTGTTGAACTGGAATTGTCTTCTATAGAAGTAAATCCATTTCAGCCAAGAACTAGCTTTAACGAGGAATCTCTTAAGGAGCTTGCTTCCTCCATCCGTGAATTAGGCGTAATTCAGCCAATCACGGTAAGAAAACTTGACTTTGATAAATATCAGCTGGTTTCAGGAGAGAGAAGATACAGGGCATCTAAACTTGTTGGCCTGGATACTATCCCGGCTTATATAAGAATTGCCAATGACCAGGAATCACTGGAAATGGCGCTTGTAGAAAACATCCAGAGACAGGACCTTGATCCTATCGAGATTTCCCTCTCTTACCAGAGATTAATCGACGAGATACAGTTAACCCAGGAGCAATTAAGCGAGCGTATAGGTAAGAACCGTTCTACGATCGCGAATTACCTGAGACTCTTAAAGCTCGACCCAATCATTCAAACAGGAATGCGTGATGGCTTCTTAAGTATGGGACATGGTAGAGCACTTATTAATATTGATGATCCCCAGAAGCAACTTGATATATACGAAAAGATTATTCAGAAATCACTTTCAGTTCGGGAAACAGAGCAACTGGTTCGTGAGCTGAATTCTGACGGAAAACCTTCTGCTGCAACTAAAAAAGTTAGCGTCCCGAAAACCTATAAAAAAGGAGTCAAGGAATTTACTGAATACCTTGGTACCAAAGTAGATGTGAAGGTCACAAAAAAAGGTAGTGGAAAATTAACCATCCCATTTTCTTCAGAAGAAGATTTCGAAAGGATCAAAAAATTAATCCGGGGTGAAGAGTAA
- a CDS encoding DUF5683 domain-containing protein yields the protein MKSNPKFFLFFFLLIASIATAQQDSLLVTSEKKSRKELKREQREKDYEPYNALAPAKAAFYSAVLPGLGQAYNGSYWKIPIAYAGIGTGIYFYLDNDKEYDRYRNAYKDRLAGRKDEFTVNGEQRIPTNRLIDAQEFYQKNKEISILVTVGVYILNIIDANVEAHLRQFNVDEDLSVKPGLDFDALTGKTNYGLTLNYRF from the coding sequence GTGAAGAGTAATCCTAAATTTTTCCTATTCTTTTTTCTACTGATCGCTTCGATAGCTACGGCTCAGCAGGATTCCCTGTTAGTGACTTCAGAAAAAAAATCCAGAAAAGAGCTGAAAAGAGAACAAAGGGAAAAAGACTACGAACCCTATAACGCCCTTGCTCCCGCCAAAGCAGCATTTTATTCAGCAGTTCTTCCTGGATTAGGACAGGCCTATAATGGCAGTTACTGGAAGATTCCCATAGCTTATGCCGGGATTGGAACCGGAATTTATTTCTACCTGGATAATGACAAGGAATATGATCGTTATCGTAATGCCTATAAAGACAGACTTGCTGGAAGAAAAGATGAATTTACAGTAAATGGAGAACAAAGAATCCCAACGAACCGTTTAATCGATGCGCAGGAATTCTATCAAAAAAATAAAGAGATTTCCATCCTGGTAACGGTTGGCGTCTATATTTTAAATATTATCGATGCCAATGTAGAGGCGCATTTAAGGCAGTTTAATGTTGACGAAGACCTCTCAGTAAAACCAGGGCTTGATTTCGATGCCCTGACCGGCAAAACAAATTACGGACTCACACTTAATTACAGATTCTAA
- the dapB gene encoding 4-hydroxy-tetrahydrodipicolinate reductase, with translation MNIALLGYGRMGKTIEEIAENRGHKIVLKISDDIENHDLKDKNIDVAIDFSIPKAAFKNITTCFKNNIPVVSGTTGWLDQYEKARNICKDENSAFIYASNFSLGVNVFFQLNQKLAEMMQGLEDYKVDIEEIHHTKKLDAPSGTAITLAQQILEENSRLKGWQLDDADEDEIPIYAKRIEDVPGTHTVTYDSPVDKIEITHTAKSRQGFALGAVVAAEYLKDKSGIFTMKDVLADLFQN, from the coding sequence ATGAATATCGCTCTTTTAGGTTACGGAAGAATGGGAAAGACCATCGAGGAGATTGCTGAAAACCGTGGCCATAAAATCGTATTAAAGATCAGTGATGATATAGAAAATCACGATCTAAAAGATAAGAATATCGATGTTGCCATAGATTTTAGTATCCCAAAAGCAGCGTTTAAAAATATAACCACTTGTTTTAAAAATAACATTCCGGTTGTTAGCGGTACTACCGGCTGGTTGGACCAATATGAAAAAGCCAGAAATATCTGCAAGGATGAAAATTCAGCATTTATTTACGCCTCTAATTTTAGTTTAGGGGTAAATGTATTTTTTCAGTTAAATCAAAAACTTGCTGAAATGATGCAGGGTCTGGAGGATTACAAGGTCGATATTGAAGAGATACATCATACAAAAAAGTTAGATGCACCTAGTGGAACCGCTATTACCCTGGCTCAACAGATCTTGGAAGAAAATTCAAGATTAAAAGGCTGGCAACTAGATGATGCCGATGAAGATGAGATCCCAATATATGCTAAAAGAATTGAAGATGTTCCTGGAACTCATACCGTGACTTATGACTCACCAGTAGATAAAATTGAAATCACTCATACAGCTAAATCCAGACAGGGTTTTGCCTTGGGAGCTGTTGTCGCGGCAGAATATCTAAAAGATAAGTCTGGAATATTCACCATGAAGGATGTCCTGGCAGATCTTTTTCAAAATTAA
- the lepB gene encoding signal peptidase I, translated as MTFTEWFIFFLLLQVVHFLGTWKLYQRAGRKAWEAAIPVYNAIVLMQIINRPKWWVILMFIPIVNLIIIPVIWVETIRSFGRNSTAETFAVILTLGFYIYYVNYATNDAYIADRDLKPRSEAGEWISSILFAVIAATIVHTYFMQPFTIPTSSLEKTLLVGDFLFVSKFHYGARVPETAVAFPMVHDTIPVLGIKSYLNKPQIPYLRFPGFEKIERNDIVVFNWPVDTVRKFFDRSGKHYKKPVDKKSNYVKRAVGVPGDSLSVVDGYVHINGEQLELPDRAKPQFSYIGQTKGQPFNPQSLYKLYDITDGYSYNPNNNAFFIQSLSDESFERFKNHPNVASIKRYVDSVGIKKTSMFPNDGKRSWNNDQFGPIYIPEEGVTVDITPESMAFYREIIETYEGSEMGMDNKLSINGTQVLLNGQPIDSYTFKQNYYWMMGDNRNNSEDSRTWGYVPENHVVGKPVFIWMSWDSNASGFKKIRWDRVFTTVKGDGEPTSLLPYFLIIMVIFFGWKYFKKRREEA; from the coding sequence ATGACTTTTACCGAATGGTTTATTTTCTTCCTGTTATTACAGGTAGTCCATTTTCTAGGAACCTGGAAACTATATCAAAGAGCTGGTAGAAAAGCCTGGGAAGCAGCAATCCCTGTTTACAATGCGATAGTACTAATGCAGATCATTAACCGTCCAAAATGGTGGGTGATTTTGATGTTTATCCCTATCGTAAATCTTATTATCATTCCGGTGATCTGGGTGGAAACCATTAGAAGTTTTGGTAGAAATTCTACTGCAGAAACTTTCGCGGTCATACTTACCTTAGGTTTTTACATCTATTATGTGAACTACGCGACAAACGATGCTTACATCGCAGATCGTGACCTTAAGCCTCGCAGTGAGGCCGGGGAATGGATTAGTTCTATTCTTTTTGCAGTTATTGCCGCTACGATAGTTCATACTTATTTTATGCAGCCGTTCACCATACCAACATCCTCCTTGGAAAAGACCTTGCTGGTTGGTGATTTTCTTTTCGTTAGCAAATTCCATTATGGCGCTCGGGTGCCTGAAACAGCCGTTGCCTTCCCTATGGTTCACGATACAATTCCGGTGCTTGGGATCAAATCTTATTTAAATAAACCGCAGATCCCATATTTACGTTTTCCGGGATTTGAAAAAATAGAAAGGAACGATATCGTTGTTTTCAACTGGCCTGTAGATACAGTCCGTAAATTTTTTGATCGCTCGGGTAAGCACTACAAAAAACCGGTAGATAAAAAGTCGAATTACGTTAAACGAGCTGTAGGAGTGCCGGGAGATTCCCTTTCGGTAGTTGATGGCTATGTTCATATTAACGGGGAACAACTTGAGCTTCCAGACAGAGCTAAACCTCAATTCTCATACATAGGACAAACCAAGGGGCAACCTTTCAATCCGCAAAGCCTTTATAAGTTATATGATATAACCGATGGTTATTCCTATAATCCTAATAACAATGCTTTCTTTATTCAGTCTTTATCAGACGAAAGCTTCGAGCGATTTAAAAATCATCCGAATGTTGCTTCAATAAAGCGTTACGTAGATTCTGTAGGTATTAAAAAGACCAGCATGTTTCCTAACGACGGAAAAAGAAGCTGGAATAATGACCAGTTTGGTCCAATTTACATTCCGGAAGAAGGAGTTACAGTAGATATCACTCCTGAAAGTATGGCCTTTTATAGGGAGATCATAGAAACCTACGAAGGATCTGAAATGGGTATGGATAATAAATTATCTATTAATGGCACCCAGGTTTTATTAAATGGGCAGCCGATAGATAGCTATACTTTCAAACAGAATTACTACTGGATGATGGGTGACAACAGGAATAACTCTGAAGATAGCCGTACCTGGGGTTACGTTCCCGAAAATCACGTAGTAGGAAAACCAGTGTTCATCTGGATGAGTTGGGATTCTAATGCCAGCGGATTCAAAAAGATTAGATGGGATAGAGTTTTCACCACCGTAAAAGGTGATGGAGAACCTACCTCTCTATTGCCATACTTCCTTATCATTATGGTGATCTTCTTTGGATGGAAATATTTCAAGAAACGTAGAGAAGAAGCATAG
- a CDS encoding WbqC family protein, producing the protein MRSVLLHPSYFGPISQWVAIAQADKVVFENEDNYQKQTYRNRMYIYDANGKLTLNIPIKHSSALGLKTKGHQKYKDVQIENEFNWQTQHWRAFKASYQTSPFFEFYEDDLYPLYHKDFKFLMDFNYHCMEFVVDSLQLEWEFEKTGEFILRPNDIINHRELVNAKSNEGLINAKYTQVFDSKAGFLPNLCILDLIFNEGNAALDYLESQKLDTNPG; encoded by the coding sequence ATGAGATCTGTTCTATTACATCCCTCCTATTTTGGGCCAATAAGCCAATGGGTGGCAATTGCACAAGCCGATAAAGTGGTTTTTGAGAACGAGGATAATTACCAGAAGCAGACCTACAGGAATAGAATGTACATTTATGATGCTAACGGTAAGCTTACACTTAATATTCCCATCAAGCATAGTTCAGCGCTGGGCCTGAAGACCAAAGGACATCAGAAGTATAAAGATGTGCAGATCGAGAATGAATTTAATTGGCAAACTCAGCATTGGAGAGCTTTTAAAGCCTCTTACCAGACGTCCCCGTTCTTCGAGTTCTATGAAGATGATCTTTATCCTTTATACCACAAAGACTTCAAATTCTTAATGGACTTCAATTATCATTGCATGGAATTCGTTGTAGATAGTTTACAGCTGGAGTGGGAATTCGAAAAGACCGGAGAATTTATTCTAAGACCAAATGATATAATAAACCACAGGGAGTTGGTGAATGCTAAATCTAATGAGGGGCTTATCAATGCTAAGTATACCCAGGTTTTCGATTCTAAAGCAGGTTTCCTGCCCAACCTTTGTATCCTGGATCTGATCTTTAATGAAGGTAACGCAGCTTTAGATTATCTGGAATCGCAGAAATTAGATACCAATCCTGGTTAG
- a CDS encoding endonuclease/exonuclease/phosphatase family protein: MKKLGLFDKFIFILNSLAATALLFSYLLPHIPPKSFPLLSVLSLGVPVLIILNLLFLVYWLFRLKRQVLLSLIVLLLGYKYVAGFVRVSLGDEEDEKVSDLSLMSYNVRMFNAYQWSSRKDIPEKITGFIKDKDPDILCVQEHYVGAAELAKIYPYEYVKLKGKNAEFGSAIFSKFPIINQASLDFPHNGNNNAIYTDIVIREKDTVRVFNVHFQSLNIKPGIDDLQKEDSKKLLGRIGYGFSLQQEQAEMLMDELNSSPYRTIIAGDFNNTSFSYIYNLIKQDGRYNDAFLEAGNGFGKSFKLNYFPLRIDFLLIENGMKINEFEKFEIDFSDHYPVLTRIGI; the protein is encoded by the coding sequence ATGAAGAAATTAGGCTTATTTGATAAATTCATTTTTATTCTGAATTCCCTAGCGGCGACGGCTCTATTATTTTCCTATTTACTACCTCATATTCCACCAAAATCATTTCCACTTCTTTCAGTATTAAGTCTCGGTGTACCCGTGCTTATTATTTTGAATTTATTATTTCTTGTATACTGGCTTTTCAGACTTAAAAGACAGGTATTACTTTCTCTTATCGTTCTGCTTCTTGGATATAAATATGTGGCCGGTTTTGTTAGAGTATCATTAGGAGATGAAGAGGATGAAAAAGTATCAGACCTTTCCCTGATGAGCTATAATGTGCGTATGTTCAATGCATATCAATGGTCCTCCAGGAAGGATATTCCTGAAAAGATCACCGGTTTTATCAAAGACAAGGATCCCGATATACTATGTGTGCAGGAGCATTATGTTGGTGCGGCAGAGCTGGCCAAGATCTACCCTTATGAATATGTAAAGCTGAAGGGTAAAAATGCTGAATTTGGATCTGCTATATTTTCGAAGTTCCCGATCATCAATCAAGCTTCCCTGGATTTTCCGCATAATGGCAATAATAATGCTATTTATACCGATATTGTGATCAGGGAAAAAGATACCGTTCGTGTATTTAATGTTCATTTTCAATCGCTGAATATAAAACCGGGTATAGACGACCTTCAGAAGGAAGATTCGAAGAAATTACTGGGTAGGATAGGCTATGGTTTTTCATTGCAGCAGGAACAGGCAGAAATGCTCATGGACGAACTTAATAGCTCTCCATACAGGACGATAATCGCTGGAGATTTTAATAATACCAGTTTTTCGTATATCTATAATCTTATCAAGCAGGATGGAAGGTATAATGATGCTTTCCTGGAGGCTGGTAATGGTTTCGGAAAAAGCTTTAAGCTGAATTATTTTCCGCTTAGAATAGATTTTTTATTGATTGAGAACGGAATGAAGATCAACGAATTTGAGAAATTTGAGATCGATTTTTCGGATCATTACCCAGTGCTAACCAGGATTGGTATCTAA
- a CDS encoding rhomboid family intramembrane serine protease: protein MRSSDRLRYKIQTATVTEKLIAINVLVFVVFFLLRTIAYLFQLPSEFLLEWFVFPKEPMEFLLKPWSIITYSFLHSGIWHILSNMLILYFSGIYFLNYFSPKRLLNYYFLGVIIGALVYMLSYNLFPAFQGTGKSYLMGASAGVMAVLIGIASHVPNMRVRLMLIGSVKFWWIAAFLVVLDVIQIPMGNAGGHLAHLGGAGLGYLYTNQLKKGNDIGKWFENLMDSIASIFKPRERKARMKTVHRTGKTAKTTRRTSTSKNVNKDEKQKRVDAILDKISKSGYESLSKAEKDFLFQAGKED, encoded by the coding sequence ATGAGATCATCAGACAGACTTAGATATAAGATCCAGACCGCTACGGTCACAGAGAAGCTCATTGCCATCAATGTGCTGGTCTTTGTCGTGTTCTTTCTGTTGAGAACTATAGCTTACCTGTTCCAGTTGCCTTCAGAATTTTTACTGGAATGGTTTGTATTCCCTAAGGAGCCCATGGAATTCTTATTGAAACCATGGTCTATCATTACCTATTCTTTTTTACATAGCGGAATATGGCATATTCTGTCAAATATGCTGATCCTTTATTTTTCAGGGATATACTTTCTGAACTATTTTTCACCCAAACGACTCCTTAACTATTATTTCCTTGGAGTCATAATTGGAGCATTGGTCTATATGCTTAGCTATAATCTTTTCCCTGCTTTTCAGGGAACAGGGAAGTCTTATCTTATGGGGGCTTCTGCCGGAGTTATGGCGGTTTTGATAGGCATCGCTTCTCATGTTCCAAATATGCGGGTTAGATTGATGCTTATTGGGAGCGTGAAATTCTGGTGGATCGCGGCATTTTTAGTAGTGCTGGACGTTATCCAGATCCCTATGGGAAATGCTGGCGGACATTTGGCTCACCTTGGTGGAGCAGGGCTTGGATATCTTTACACCAATCAGCTTAAAAAAGGGAATGATATAGGGAAATGGTTCGAAAACCTCATGGATTCTATCGCTTCAATCTTTAAACCAAGAGAGCGAAAGGCCAGGATGAAAACCGTACACAGAACCGGGAAAACAGCCAAGACCACAAGACGAACTTCAACTAGTAAAAACGTTAATAAGGACGAAAAGCAAAAAAGAGTAGACGCTATCCTGGATAAGATAAGCAAGAGTGGTTATGAGAGTTTAAGCAAAGCTGAAAAGGATTTCCTGTTCCAGGCCGGTAAAGAAGATTAA
- a CDS encoding rhomboid family intramembrane serine protease — translation MGRMTETVKVLLIINVIFFIGSQLIGEVAYEYFALWFIKNPNFQVWQIITHMFMHGGFMHILFNMYALWAFGSPIEQMLGQKKFIFFYFSAGIGAALLHTLVNYYGYQTGMQELMNAGMSMAQVDNFLYTGEYPKSILENVSMDQLQNLYGAFSNPAVGASGAIYGILVAFGMMFPNVELFLLFVPVPIKAKYFIPALIVLDLFSGVTGYSIFGGSIAHFAHVGGALFGFIMMYYWKKNQFNNNRWY, via the coding sequence ATGGGAAGAATGACCGAAACCGTAAAGGTTTTATTAATAATCAACGTAATATTCTTTATTGGTAGCCAGCTAATCGGTGAAGTCGCCTACGAGTATTTCGCACTATGGTTTATTAAAAATCCAAATTTCCAGGTCTGGCAGATAATTACCCATATGTTCATGCATGGAGGCTTTATGCATATACTTTTTAATATGTATGCTTTGTGGGCTTTTGGTAGCCCTATTGAACAGATGCTTGGCCAGAAAAAATTTATATTCTTCTATTTTTCTGCCGGGATAGGAGCGGCTCTTTTACATACCTTAGTGAACTATTACGGCTATCAAACCGGGATGCAGGAATTGATGAATGCCGGGATGAGTATGGCCCAAGTGGATAATTTCCTTTATACCGGCGAATACCCAAAGAGCATTCTGGAAAATGTTTCTATGGATCAGCTTCAAAACCTTTATGGAGCCTTTTCCAATCCAGCCGTTGGAGCGTCTGGTGCCATCTATGGTATACTGGTCGCTTTTGGAATGATGTTCCCTAATGTGGAACTTTTCCTTCTTTTTGTTCCGGTACCAATTAAAGCCAAGTATTTTATTCCCGCTTTAATTGTCTTAGATTTGTTTTCTGGAGTTACCGGTTATTCAATTTTTGGTGGCTCGATCGCACATTTTGCCCATGTTGGAGGTGCGCTATTCGGTTTTATCATGATGTATTACTGGAAAAAGAATCAATTTAACAATAACCGCTGGTATTGA